A section of the Primulina eburnea isolate SZY01 chromosome 1, ASM2296580v1, whole genome shotgun sequence genome encodes:
- the LOC140823285 gene encoding protein ENHANCED DISEASE RESISTANCE 2-like isoform X1, whose protein sequence is MGEEWEMKGWLYLLRFNRFGLQYSRKRYFILEDSCLRSFKSISGSETEEPLRSAIIDSCVRVIDNGRESHRMKLFFIFTLVNTSNHNDMLKLGATSSEDAARWIRALQDAVLNSVNSLKSCSKRKWQPFSLSVSKRMKNKRCVDLASVASDHVNAMTSDVIAPSPWKIFGCQNGLRLFKESRDRDSKRKHWGDHPAIMAVGVVDGASEDVFHTLMSLGTSRTEWDFCFYQGSVIEHLDGHTDIIYIQLYNHWLPWEMKRRDLLLRRYWRREEDGTYVILYHSVIHRKCPPQNGYVRAYLKSGGYVISPTKQGKECVIKNMLSVDWRFWKSYIRKTSSRSITICMLGRVAALREFFTAKSGNSSHECVSRELTIDTGMPVSDEAIMTELSMNRVPYKDEDEPARQISGASSLFEMDDAADEFFDVPEPIDDEPLETEWCSNKSPELCYVVEYQPKLSSSANFVKKLHDLAVQKKGYQELREISWDESVSSCYGTTLPKDSTFNMPCSWAAADASSFLIRDDSYLQDHRKIKAKGTLMEMVAADWLRSDKREDHLAGRYGGIVQRYAAQGGPEFFLIINIQVPGSATYSLALYYMLKTPLEETPLLERFVNDDDAFRNSRFKLIPYISKVNSQGSWIVKQSVGKKACLIGQVLEINYFRGKNYLELDVDIGSSTVARGVVGLVLGYLNNLVIEMAFLIQGNTEDELPEFLLGTCRLNHLDASKSVPADSISSSS, encoded by the exons ATGGGAGAAGAATGGGAGATGAAGGGGTGGCTTTACCTGCTTCGTTTCAACCGTTTTGGGCTGCAATATTCACGTAAAAGGTACTTCATTCTTGAAGATAGTTGCCTCAGGAGCTTCAAATCAATCTCCGGTTCCGAGACAGAG GAGCCTCTGAGAAGTGCAATAATAGACTCCTGCGTTCGTGTCATAGACAATGGAAGAGAGAGCCACCgcatgaaa CTATTTTTCATTTTCACCTTAGTCAATACTTCAAATCACAATGATATGCTGAAG TTAGGAGCAACCAGCTCCGAAGATGCCGCTAGGTGGATTCGAGCCTTACAGGATGCTGTGCTTAACTCAGTTAACAGCTTGAAATCTTGTTCCAAAAGAAAATGGCAGCCTTTCAG CTTGAGTGTTTCAAAgagaatgaaaaataaaaggtGTGTTGACCTGGCTTcagtagcttccgatcatgtgaATGCGATGACATCCGATGTAATTGCACCTTCACCAtggaaaatatttggctgtcaAAATG GATTACGTCTCTTCAAAGAGTCAAGAGATAGAGACTCCAAACGGAAG CATTGGGGCGATCACCCAGCCATAATGGCGGTAGGTGTCGTTGATGGTGCTTCAGAAGATGTTTTTCACACCCTTATGTCTCTTGGTACCTCAAGAACAGA ATGGGATTTCTGTTTCTATCAGGGCAGTGTGATTGAGCATCTTGATGGCCACACTGATATAATTTACATTCAACTTTACAACCATTGGCTACCATG GGAAATGAAACGAAGAGACTTGCTGCTCAGACGTTATTGGAGAAGAGAAGAGGATGGCACATATG TGATTCTTTACCATTCCGTGATTCACAGAAAGTGTCCGCCCCAAAATGGATATGTCCGTGCTTACCTTAAAA GTGGTGGTTATGTGATTTCTCCTACAAAGCAAGGTAAAGAATGTGTCATAAAAAACATGCTTTCCGTGGATTGGAGGTTTTGGAAATCATATATAAGGAAAACATCTTCAAGATCTATTACTATTTGTATGCTTGGGAGAGTTGCAG CTTTAAGAGAATTTTTCACAGCAAAATCCGGAAATTCTAGCCATGAATGTGTATCGAGAGAGCTGACAATAGATACGGGGATGCCTGTGAGCGACGAGGCAATCATGACAGAACTTAGCATGAATAGGGTACCATATAAAGATGAAGATGAGCCAGCAAGACAGATTTCTGGGGCTTCTAGTCTCTTTGAAATGGATGATGCGGCTGACGAGTTTTTTGATGTGCCCGAACCGATTGATGATGAGCCATTAGAGACTGAATGGTGTTCAAACAAGAGTCCAGAATTGTGTTATGTGGTA GAGTACCAGCCAAAATTATCTTCTTCTGCAAACTTTGTGAAAAAACTGCATGATCTCGCAG TTCAGAAAAAGGGTTACCAGGAACTGCGAGAAATATCTTGGGATGAAAGTGTATCATCCTGTTACGGTACCACGCTTCCGAAGGATTCGACTTTTAACATGCCCTGTAGCTGGGCAGCAGCTGATGCTTCCTCGTTCCTTATTCGTGATGATAGTTATTTACAAGACCATCGAAAG ATCAAAGCAAAAGGGACTTTGATGGAAATGGTTGCTGCAGATTGGCTGAGATCGGACAAGCGCGAAGATCATCTTGCTGGTCGATATGGAGGCATTGTACAG AGATATGCGGCTCAAGGAGGACCAGAGTTCTTTTTGATCATTAATATACAG GTTCCTGGCTCGGCCACATATAGTTTGGCCTTATATTACATGTTAAAAACACCCCTGGAAGAGACGCCTTTGTTGGAACGCTTTGTTAATGATGATGATGCATTCAGGAATTCGAGGTTCAAGCTCATACCATATATTTCAAAG GTAAATTCTCAGGGATCTTGGATCGTAAAGCAGAGTGTCGGAAAGAAAGCTTGTCTAATAGGTCAAGTACTTGAAATCAATTATTTTCGAGGGAAAAACTACTTGGAG CTCGATGTCGATATTGGGTCATCAACTGTGGCAAGGGGTGTGGTTGGCCTTGTTCTTGGATACTTGAATAACCTTGTCATAGAGATGGCATTCTTGATACAG GGTAACACGGAGGACGAATTACCAGAATTTCTGCTTGGAACGTGTCGACTTAACCACTTGGACGCTTCAAAATCAGTTCCTGCTGACTCAATCAGCAGCAGCAGCTAG
- the LOC140823285 gene encoding protein ENHANCED DISEASE RESISTANCE 2-like isoform X3: MGEEWEMKGWLYLLRFNRFGLQYSRKRYFILEDSCLRSFKSISGSETEEPLRSAIIDSCVRVIDNGRESHRMKLFFIFTLVNTSNHNDMLKLGATSSEDAARWIRALQDAVLNSVNSLKSCSKRKWQPFSLSVSKRMKNKRCVDLASVASDHVNAMTSDVIAPSPWKIFGCQNGLRLFKESRDRDSKRKHWGDHPAIMAVGVVDGASEDVFHTLMSLGTSRTEWDFCFYQGSVIEHLDGHTDIIYIQLYNHWLPWEMKRRDLLLRRYWRREEDGTYVILYHSVIHRKCPPQNGYVRAYLKSGGYVISPTKQGKECVIKNMLSVDWRFWKSYIRKTSSRSITICMLGRVAALREFFTAKSGNSSHECVSRELTIDTGMPVSDEAIMTELSMNRVPYKDEDEPARQISGASSLFEMDDAADEFFDVPEPIDDEPLETEWCSNKSPELCYVEYQPKLSSSANFVKKLHDLAVQKKGYQELREISWDESVSSCYGTTLPKDSTFNMPCSWAAADASSFLIRDDSYLQDHRKIKAKGTLMEMVAADWLRSDKREDHLAGRYGGIVQRYAAQGGPEFFLIINIQVPGSATYSLALYYMLKTPLEETPLLERFVNDDDAFRNSRFKLIPYISKGSWIVKQSVGKKACLIGQVLEINYFRGKNYLELDVDIGSSTVARGVVGLVLGYLNNLVIEMAFLIQGNTEDELPEFLLGTCRLNHLDASKSVPADSISSSS, translated from the exons ATGGGAGAAGAATGGGAGATGAAGGGGTGGCTTTACCTGCTTCGTTTCAACCGTTTTGGGCTGCAATATTCACGTAAAAGGTACTTCATTCTTGAAGATAGTTGCCTCAGGAGCTTCAAATCAATCTCCGGTTCCGAGACAGAG GAGCCTCTGAGAAGTGCAATAATAGACTCCTGCGTTCGTGTCATAGACAATGGAAGAGAGAGCCACCgcatgaaa CTATTTTTCATTTTCACCTTAGTCAATACTTCAAATCACAATGATATGCTGAAG TTAGGAGCAACCAGCTCCGAAGATGCCGCTAGGTGGATTCGAGCCTTACAGGATGCTGTGCTTAACTCAGTTAACAGCTTGAAATCTTGTTCCAAAAGAAAATGGCAGCCTTTCAG CTTGAGTGTTTCAAAgagaatgaaaaataaaaggtGTGTTGACCTGGCTTcagtagcttccgatcatgtgaATGCGATGACATCCGATGTAATTGCACCTTCACCAtggaaaatatttggctgtcaAAATG GATTACGTCTCTTCAAAGAGTCAAGAGATAGAGACTCCAAACGGAAG CATTGGGGCGATCACCCAGCCATAATGGCGGTAGGTGTCGTTGATGGTGCTTCAGAAGATGTTTTTCACACCCTTATGTCTCTTGGTACCTCAAGAACAGA ATGGGATTTCTGTTTCTATCAGGGCAGTGTGATTGAGCATCTTGATGGCCACACTGATATAATTTACATTCAACTTTACAACCATTGGCTACCATG GGAAATGAAACGAAGAGACTTGCTGCTCAGACGTTATTGGAGAAGAGAAGAGGATGGCACATATG TGATTCTTTACCATTCCGTGATTCACAGAAAGTGTCCGCCCCAAAATGGATATGTCCGTGCTTACCTTAAAA GTGGTGGTTATGTGATTTCTCCTACAAAGCAAGGTAAAGAATGTGTCATAAAAAACATGCTTTCCGTGGATTGGAGGTTTTGGAAATCATATATAAGGAAAACATCTTCAAGATCTATTACTATTTGTATGCTTGGGAGAGTTGCAG CTTTAAGAGAATTTTTCACAGCAAAATCCGGAAATTCTAGCCATGAATGTGTATCGAGAGAGCTGACAATAGATACGGGGATGCCTGTGAGCGACGAGGCAATCATGACAGAACTTAGCATGAATAGGGTACCATATAAAGATGAAGATGAGCCAGCAAGACAGATTTCTGGGGCTTCTAGTCTCTTTGAAATGGATGATGCGGCTGACGAGTTTTTTGATGTGCCCGAACCGATTGATGATGAGCCATTAGAGACTGAATGGTGTTCAAACAAGAGTCCAGAATTGTGTTATGTG GAGTACCAGCCAAAATTATCTTCTTCTGCAAACTTTGTGAAAAAACTGCATGATCTCGCAG TTCAGAAAAAGGGTTACCAGGAACTGCGAGAAATATCTTGGGATGAAAGTGTATCATCCTGTTACGGTACCACGCTTCCGAAGGATTCGACTTTTAACATGCCCTGTAGCTGGGCAGCAGCTGATGCTTCCTCGTTCCTTATTCGTGATGATAGTTATTTACAAGACCATCGAAAG ATCAAAGCAAAAGGGACTTTGATGGAAATGGTTGCTGCAGATTGGCTGAGATCGGACAAGCGCGAAGATCATCTTGCTGGTCGATATGGAGGCATTGTACAG AGATATGCGGCTCAAGGAGGACCAGAGTTCTTTTTGATCATTAATATACAG GTTCCTGGCTCGGCCACATATAGTTTGGCCTTATATTACATGTTAAAAACACCCCTGGAAGAGACGCCTTTGTTGGAACGCTTTGTTAATGATGATGATGCATTCAGGAATTCGAGGTTCAAGCTCATACCATATATTTCAAAG GGATCTTGGATCGTAAAGCAGAGTGTCGGAAAGAAAGCTTGTCTAATAGGTCAAGTACTTGAAATCAATTATTTTCGAGGGAAAAACTACTTGGAG CTCGATGTCGATATTGGGTCATCAACTGTGGCAAGGGGTGTGGTTGGCCTTGTTCTTGGATACTTGAATAACCTTGTCATAGAGATGGCATTCTTGATACAG GGTAACACGGAGGACGAATTACCAGAATTTCTGCTTGGAACGTGTCGACTTAACCACTTGGACGCTTCAAAATCAGTTCCTGCTGACTCAATCAGCAGCAGCAGCTAG
- the LOC140823285 gene encoding protein ENHANCED DISEASE RESISTANCE 2-like isoform X2 produces MGEEWEMKGWLYLLRFNRFGLQYSRKRYFILEDSCLRSFKSISGSETEEPLRSAIIDSCVRVIDNGRESHRMKLFFIFTLVNTSNHNDMLKLGATSSEDAARWIRALQDAVLNSVNSLKSCSKRKWQPFSLSVSKRMKNKRCVDLASVASDHVNAMTSDVIAPSPWKIFGCQNGLRLFKESRDRDSKRKHWGDHPAIMAVGVVDGASEDVFHTLMSLGTSRTEWDFCFYQGSVIEHLDGHTDIIYIQLYNHWLPWEMKRRDLLLRRYWRREEDGTYVILYHSVIHRKCPPQNGYVRAYLKSGGYVISPTKQGKECVIKNMLSVDWRFWKSYIRKTSSRSITICMLGRVAALREFFTAKSGNSSHECVSRELTIDTGMPVSDEAIMTELSMNRVPYKDEDEPARQISGASSLFEMDDAADEFFDVPEPIDDEPLETEWCSNKSPELCYVVEYQPKLSSSANFVKKLHDLAVQKKGYQELREISWDESVSSCYGTTLPKDSTFNMPCSWAAADASSFLIRDDSYLQDHRKIKAKGTLMEMVAADWLRSDKREDHLAGRYGGIVQRYAAQGGPEFFLIINIQVPGSATYSLALYYMLKTPLEETPLLERFVNDDDAFRNSRFKLIPYISKGSWIVKQSVGKKACLIGQVLEINYFRGKNYLELDVDIGSSTVARGVVGLVLGYLNNLVIEMAFLIQGNTEDELPEFLLGTCRLNHLDASKSVPADSISSSS; encoded by the exons ATGGGAGAAGAATGGGAGATGAAGGGGTGGCTTTACCTGCTTCGTTTCAACCGTTTTGGGCTGCAATATTCACGTAAAAGGTACTTCATTCTTGAAGATAGTTGCCTCAGGAGCTTCAAATCAATCTCCGGTTCCGAGACAGAG GAGCCTCTGAGAAGTGCAATAATAGACTCCTGCGTTCGTGTCATAGACAATGGAAGAGAGAGCCACCgcatgaaa CTATTTTTCATTTTCACCTTAGTCAATACTTCAAATCACAATGATATGCTGAAG TTAGGAGCAACCAGCTCCGAAGATGCCGCTAGGTGGATTCGAGCCTTACAGGATGCTGTGCTTAACTCAGTTAACAGCTTGAAATCTTGTTCCAAAAGAAAATGGCAGCCTTTCAG CTTGAGTGTTTCAAAgagaatgaaaaataaaaggtGTGTTGACCTGGCTTcagtagcttccgatcatgtgaATGCGATGACATCCGATGTAATTGCACCTTCACCAtggaaaatatttggctgtcaAAATG GATTACGTCTCTTCAAAGAGTCAAGAGATAGAGACTCCAAACGGAAG CATTGGGGCGATCACCCAGCCATAATGGCGGTAGGTGTCGTTGATGGTGCTTCAGAAGATGTTTTTCACACCCTTATGTCTCTTGGTACCTCAAGAACAGA ATGGGATTTCTGTTTCTATCAGGGCAGTGTGATTGAGCATCTTGATGGCCACACTGATATAATTTACATTCAACTTTACAACCATTGGCTACCATG GGAAATGAAACGAAGAGACTTGCTGCTCAGACGTTATTGGAGAAGAGAAGAGGATGGCACATATG TGATTCTTTACCATTCCGTGATTCACAGAAAGTGTCCGCCCCAAAATGGATATGTCCGTGCTTACCTTAAAA GTGGTGGTTATGTGATTTCTCCTACAAAGCAAGGTAAAGAATGTGTCATAAAAAACATGCTTTCCGTGGATTGGAGGTTTTGGAAATCATATATAAGGAAAACATCTTCAAGATCTATTACTATTTGTATGCTTGGGAGAGTTGCAG CTTTAAGAGAATTTTTCACAGCAAAATCCGGAAATTCTAGCCATGAATGTGTATCGAGAGAGCTGACAATAGATACGGGGATGCCTGTGAGCGACGAGGCAATCATGACAGAACTTAGCATGAATAGGGTACCATATAAAGATGAAGATGAGCCAGCAAGACAGATTTCTGGGGCTTCTAGTCTCTTTGAAATGGATGATGCGGCTGACGAGTTTTTTGATGTGCCCGAACCGATTGATGATGAGCCATTAGAGACTGAATGGTGTTCAAACAAGAGTCCAGAATTGTGTTATGTGGTA GAGTACCAGCCAAAATTATCTTCTTCTGCAAACTTTGTGAAAAAACTGCATGATCTCGCAG TTCAGAAAAAGGGTTACCAGGAACTGCGAGAAATATCTTGGGATGAAAGTGTATCATCCTGTTACGGTACCACGCTTCCGAAGGATTCGACTTTTAACATGCCCTGTAGCTGGGCAGCAGCTGATGCTTCCTCGTTCCTTATTCGTGATGATAGTTATTTACAAGACCATCGAAAG ATCAAAGCAAAAGGGACTTTGATGGAAATGGTTGCTGCAGATTGGCTGAGATCGGACAAGCGCGAAGATCATCTTGCTGGTCGATATGGAGGCATTGTACAG AGATATGCGGCTCAAGGAGGACCAGAGTTCTTTTTGATCATTAATATACAG GTTCCTGGCTCGGCCACATATAGTTTGGCCTTATATTACATGTTAAAAACACCCCTGGAAGAGACGCCTTTGTTGGAACGCTTTGTTAATGATGATGATGCATTCAGGAATTCGAGGTTCAAGCTCATACCATATATTTCAAAG GGATCTTGGATCGTAAAGCAGAGTGTCGGAAAGAAAGCTTGTCTAATAGGTCAAGTACTTGAAATCAATTATTTTCGAGGGAAAAACTACTTGGAG CTCGATGTCGATATTGGGTCATCAACTGTGGCAAGGGGTGTGGTTGGCCTTGTTCTTGGATACTTGAATAACCTTGTCATAGAGATGGCATTCTTGATACAG GGTAACACGGAGGACGAATTACCAGAATTTCTGCTTGGAACGTGTCGACTTAACCACTTGGACGCTTCAAAATCAGTTCCTGCTGACTCAATCAGCAGCAGCAGCTAG